From one Salinibacterium hongtaonis genomic stretch:
- the mnmA gene encoding tRNA 2-thiouridine(34) synthase MnmA — protein sequence MKVLAAMSGGVDSAVAAARAVEAGHEVVGVHLALSRMPGTLRTGSRGCCTIEDSMDAQRAANIIGIPYYVWDFSERFKLDVVDNFIEEYQAGRTPNPCMRCNEKIKFAALLEKAIDLGFDAVVTGHYAKVVTDAEGNRELHRAAAWAKDQSYVLGVLTADQLDHCLFPLGDTPSKAEVRAEAAERGFSVASKPDSHDICFIPDGDTRGWLADRVGAEQGTILDRSGAVIGKHEGAAAFTIGQRKGLNLGVPSVDGRPRFVLEIRPKDNTVVVGPREALDLAEVAGTRFTWAGLAPDNPAVPFDCHVQVRAHSDPMPAIAQVVDTEAGPELVIRPTTPLNGVSTGQTAVVYVGTRVLGQCTIDRTVSAVPADA from the coding sequence GTGAAGGTTTTAGCAGCGATGAGTGGCGGGGTGGATTCCGCCGTCGCCGCTGCCCGCGCCGTCGAGGCGGGCCACGAGGTTGTCGGTGTTCATCTTGCGCTCAGCCGCATGCCGGGCACACTGCGCACCGGCAGCCGCGGATGCTGCACGATCGAAGACTCGATGGATGCCCAGCGTGCCGCCAACATCATCGGCATCCCCTACTACGTGTGGGATTTCTCCGAGCGGTTCAAGCTCGATGTTGTCGACAACTTCATCGAGGAGTACCAGGCGGGGCGCACGCCCAACCCGTGTATGCGGTGCAACGAGAAGATCAAGTTCGCCGCGTTACTGGAGAAGGCCATCGACCTGGGGTTCGACGCCGTCGTCACGGGGCACTACGCCAAGGTGGTCACGGATGCTGAGGGCAACCGGGAGCTGCACCGCGCCGCAGCGTGGGCCAAGGACCAGTCGTATGTGCTCGGCGTGCTCACGGCCGACCAGCTCGACCACTGCCTCTTTCCGCTCGGGGACACCCCGTCGAAGGCAGAGGTGCGGGCCGAGGCCGCGGAGCGCGGCTTCAGTGTCGCGAGCAAGCCCGACAGCCACGACATCTGCTTCATCCCCGACGGGGACACTCGCGGGTGGCTTGCCGACCGAGTGGGCGCCGAGCAGGGCACGATCCTCGATCGATCCGGTGCGGTGATCGGCAAGCACGAGGGTGCCGCCGCGTTCACCATCGGCCAGCGCAAGGGCCTCAACCTCGGTGTGCCCAGCGTCGATGGTCGGCCGCGGTTTGTGTTGGAGATTCGCCCCAAGGACAACACGGTCGTTGTTGGACCTCGTGAGGCGCTTGACCTTGCCGAGGTTGCGGGAACCCGGTTCACCTGGGCTGGCCTCGCACCCGATAACCCCGCTGTGCCGTTCGACTGCCACGTGCAGGTGCGCGCTCATTCCGATCCCATGCCCGCCATCGCCCAGGTTGTCGACACTGAGGCAGGGCCCGAGCTCGTCATCCGACCCACGACGCCTCTGAACGGTGTTTCGACGGGCCAGACGGCGGTTGTCTATGTGGGCACTCGCGTTCTGGGCCAGTGCACGATCGACCGCACCGTGAGTGCGGTTCCTGCCGACGCGTAA
- a CDS encoding ArsR/SmtB family transcription factor, producing MSEITEMSADELSIKLTAISSAQRMRIIAMLAGERLHVSELARRVGMSRALLYMHLTKLEESGYVAGSLELSEDGKALKYFEVLPFTLTIDAETLVAAVARSAESAESGEI from the coding sequence ATGAGCGAAATTACGGAGATGTCGGCCGATGAGCTGAGCATCAAACTCACTGCCATTTCGAGCGCGCAGCGCATGCGCATCATTGCAATGCTCGCGGGGGAGAGGCTGCACGTCAGCGAGCTTGCCCGCAGGGTGGGCATGTCGCGTGCGCTCCTCTATATGCACCTGACGAAACTCGAGGAATCCGGATACGTCGCCGGGAGCCTCGAACTCAGCGAGGACGGCAAAGCCCTTAAGTACTTTGAGGTGCTGCCGTTCACGCTCACAATCGACGCCGAGACCCTCGTCGCGGCCGTCGCCCGAAGCGCCGAAAGCGCAGAGTCTGGAGAAATCTGA
- a CDS encoding pyridoxal phosphate-dependent decarboxylase family protein — protein MNDDILTERSLSILDRLQSLRHMDAPTHGGRVLSYVYDSGLAELDELAARAIRIMQPVNGLDPTTFPSVAAMERDIVEFSRRMLHGDDPEIVGTVTSGGTESCLLAVKTARDLWRAAGGTGVPRLLAPVTVHAAFHKAADYFGLDLDLVSVGQDGRVDPAHLVARFGPDVALVVVSAPAYPHASFDPVAPVAAAAREAGISCHVDACIGGWVLPWWGDDVPEWDFSVVGVTSISADLHKYGYAPKGVSVLLHRGRDRQRAQFFAATRWPGYPVVNSTMLGSKSAASLAAAWAIIQRLGVEGLASLTAQSRRATDALRGIIDSVDGLRVVGDPVGPLFAVASDDSVPAARRVDPHHWADRVRARGWLLQLQPGLMQPDGSRLPHTTHVTVTPVTESVVGDLGAALIAGADQVRGVAPISPESAAAVAQQLGGLGDPERARPLDSESALAALSGAGLASESGALPEQMAPILALMQALPAPVTERLLVELIARLSEPGAAG, from the coding sequence GTGAACGACGACATCCTGACGGAGCGTTCGCTGAGCATCCTCGATCGGCTGCAAAGCCTTAGGCACATGGATGCCCCCACTCATGGCGGGCGGGTGCTCTCCTATGTCTATGACTCGGGGCTGGCAGAGCTCGACGAACTCGCCGCACGGGCTATTCGCATCATGCAGCCCGTCAATGGCCTCGACCCCACCACATTCCCCTCCGTCGCTGCCATGGAGCGCGACATTGTGGAGTTCTCCCGACGGATGCTGCACGGCGACGACCCCGAAATAGTCGGCACCGTGACCTCAGGGGGCACCGAAAGCTGTTTGCTTGCGGTCAAGACCGCGCGGGATCTGTGGCGTGCTGCCGGAGGGACTGGTGTGCCGCGCCTGCTTGCGCCCGTCACCGTGCACGCCGCATTTCACAAGGCAGCGGACTATTTCGGTCTCGACCTGGACCTCGTATCCGTGGGGCAGGATGGCCGTGTCGACCCGGCCCACCTCGTCGCACGGTTCGGCCCCGATGTCGCTCTCGTCGTGGTCTCCGCGCCCGCGTACCCTCACGCGAGCTTCGATCCCGTCGCTCCCGTGGCCGCTGCTGCCCGCGAGGCAGGAATCTCGTGCCACGTCGATGCTTGCATTGGAGGGTGGGTGCTGCCCTGGTGGGGGGACGACGTGCCGGAATGGGATTTCTCTGTTGTCGGCGTCACCAGCATCTCGGCAGACCTGCATAAATACGGCTACGCACCCAAGGGTGTTTCTGTGCTTCTCCATCGGGGCCGAGACCGACAGCGAGCTCAATTCTTTGCCGCCACGCGATGGCCGGGTTACCCCGTGGTCAACTCGACAATGCTCGGGTCCAAGTCGGCGGCGTCGCTTGCGGCGGCCTGGGCGATCATTCAGCGGTTGGGAGTCGAGGGCCTGGCGTCGCTCACGGCGCAGAGTCGTAGGGCGACGGATGCTCTACGCGGCATCATCGATTCTGTTGACGGTCTGAGGGTTGTCGGTGATCCCGTTGGCCCGCTCTTTGCCGTCGCGTCGGATGACTCGGTGCCAGCCGCTCGAAGGGTCGACCCCCACCATTGGGCAGATCGAGTTCGCGCCCGCGGATGGCTTCTGCAGCTCCAGCCGGGGCTGATGCAGCCGGACGGGTCACGGTTGCCGCACACGACTCACGTAACGGTCACCCCGGTGACGGAGTCGGTTGTGGGGGATCTGGGTGCCGCGCTCATTGCCGGGGCCGACCAGGTGAGGGGTGTCGCACCGATATCGCCAGAAAGTGCCGCAGCGGTGGCGCAGCAGCTCGGGGGACTCGGCGACCCAGAGCGTGCTCGCCCGCTCGATTCGGAATCGGCTCTGGCCGCGCTCTCGGGGGCGGGCCTCGCCTCAGAGTCTGGTGCTCTGCCCGAGCAGATGGCGCCGATTCTCGCGCTCATGCAGGCGCTCCCGGCGCCCGTAACTGAGCGCCTTTTGGTCGAGCTCATCGCCCGCCTGAGCGAGCCAGGTGCCGCTGGATAG
- a CDS encoding MFS transporter, translating into MDATTHVSRATIARYAVGSLGTGGFATLPGLVLVYYLTDTLGIAALAAGLIVTLAKVWDVIIDPVIGATSDASLARTGSRRRFMMLGGLTLPVFFFLTFAVPTGLGPVASGIWVTLAFVLCATAFSLFQVPYIALPAELTSGYDDRTRLLTWRVVVLTLAILLFGAGGPILRGLADDARVGYLVMAAVAGLVIGAGMLISSRVAPQSHSFAFVAQRRSLGIAYRDGAATLARSAPFRALLATFMLQGLATGLMLAGAQYVATWVLRSEDAVTLLFVALIAPALLLAPVWGVVARRLGKYRTFVIASGVFALAAASMIALIWAPGGWVYLPVAVAGAAYAGMQSLPMAMLPDVISYDARTKGSGKAGTFSGVWTAGETTGMALGATTLTIVLALSGYLESVAGQAVSQPDSALVGIVVSFSAVPAVLMVLSLVTLRGYRLRRSDTDNEIEVVREVIA; encoded by the coding sequence ATGGATGCAACGACGCATGTCAGCAGGGCGACTATCGCTCGATACGCGGTCGGTTCGCTGGGCACCGGAGGGTTCGCCACGCTGCCCGGACTCGTGCTCGTCTACTACTTGACCGACACCCTTGGCATCGCGGCGCTCGCCGCCGGCCTGATCGTGACCCTCGCCAAGGTGTGGGATGTGATCATCGATCCCGTCATCGGGGCCACAAGCGATGCGAGCCTCGCGCGCACCGGCTCGCGGCGCAGGTTCATGATGCTCGGCGGTCTCACCCTTCCCGTGTTTTTCTTTCTCACCTTCGCGGTGCCCACAGGGCTCGGCCCGGTTGCCTCAGGAATCTGGGTGACTCTGGCGTTTGTGTTGTGCGCCACGGCATTCAGCCTGTTTCAGGTGCCTTATATTGCGCTGCCGGCCGAGTTGACATCCGGCTACGACGATAGGACGCGACTGCTCACCTGGAGGGTCGTCGTGCTGACCCTGGCCATTTTGCTCTTCGGTGCTGGGGGCCCCATCCTGCGCGGACTCGCCGACGATGCCCGCGTCGGTTACCTGGTGATGGCGGCGGTCGCCGGCCTCGTGATCGGCGCTGGCATGCTGATCTCATCGAGGGTTGCGCCACAATCGCATTCGTTTGCGTTCGTTGCGCAACGCCGGTCGCTCGGGATTGCTTATCGAGACGGCGCGGCAACGCTCGCCCGCAGTGCGCCATTCCGTGCGCTGCTCGCCACCTTCATGCTCCAGGGGTTGGCGACGGGGCTCATGCTTGCCGGTGCGCAGTACGTGGCGACGTGGGTCCTTCGGTCCGAAGATGCCGTGACTCTGCTTTTCGTTGCGCTCATCGCTCCGGCGCTGCTGCTGGCGCCCGTCTGGGGCGTCGTTGCGCGTCGCCTGGGCAAGTACCGCACATTCGTGATCGCGAGCGGGGTGTTCGCGCTCGCGGCGGCAAGCATGATCGCGCTCATCTGGGCACCCGGGGGGTGGGTCTATCTGCCCGTCGCCGTTGCGGGGGCCGCCTATGCCGGTATGCAGTCGTTGCCCATGGCGATGTTGCCGGATGTCATTTCCTACGACGCTAGAACCAAGGGGTCCGGCAAGGCCGGCACCTTCAGCGGGGTGTGGACGGCGGGGGAGACGACGGGAATGGCGCTCGGAGCGACCACACTCACCATTGTCCTGGCGCTCAGCGGCTATCTCGAAAGCGTCGCAGGGCAGGCAGTATCTCAGCCTGATTCCGCGCTCGTCGGCATCGTCGTCAGCTTCAGCGCGGTGCCTGCCGTGCTTATGGTGCTGAGTCTGGTCACGCTTCGCGGTTACCGATTGCGCCGGTCCGACACCGACAACGAGATTGAGGTCGTTCGGGAGGTGATCGCGTGA
- a CDS encoding cysteine desulfurase family protein, with protein MPVYLDHAATTPMLPAARAALIAALDLVGNPSSIHTHGQSAKRILEEAREVIAGSLGCDPIEIVLTSGGTESVNLGVKGLFWARDTSVVSRKRILVPRGEHHATIDAAEWLVAHEGAVIEWLPIDELGRISIDSVAQSLREHDDIALLTMLWANNEVGTVQPVAEIVALAAERGVPVHVDAVAAYGHLPVSLRESGAAAISVSAHKVGGPLGMGALTLARTAVVEPLLHGGGQQRNVRSGTQDAPAAVAFAAAVEHPPAPLTHLRDALIAGVRSAVPDAVLRGDPRDRLDNNAHFTFPGCAGDSLLFMLDSAGISASTGSACQAGIPEASHVLLGMGLSEAEARGALRFTLGHDSTAADIEALLSVLPDAVARARRAGYSNRAV; from the coding sequence ATGCCCGTCTACCTGGACCATGCGGCGACCACGCCCATGCTCCCCGCCGCCCGCGCCGCCCTCATCGCGGCTCTCGATCTTGTGGGCAATCCGTCATCCATTCACACCCACGGGCAGTCAGCCAAACGCATACTCGAAGAAGCACGCGAGGTGATCGCCGGGTCACTCGGATGCGACCCCATCGAGATCGTGTTGACCTCCGGTGGCACAGAATCGGTGAACCTGGGCGTCAAGGGGCTGTTCTGGGCTCGCGACACGTCAGTCGTCTCGCGCAAGCGCATCCTTGTTCCCCGCGGCGAACACCACGCGACGATCGATGCCGCCGAGTGGCTCGTGGCTCATGAGGGTGCCGTCATCGAGTGGTTGCCAATCGATGAACTGGGGCGCATCTCCATCGACTCCGTTGCGCAGTCGTTGCGGGAGCATGACGATATTGCCCTTCTGACCATGCTCTGGGCCAACAACGAGGTGGGCACGGTGCAGCCAGTCGCTGAGATCGTGGCGCTGGCAGCCGAACGCGGCGTTCCAGTCCACGTAGATGCCGTGGCCGCATACGGCCATCTGCCGGTTTCTCTGCGCGAGAGCGGTGCCGCCGCGATTAGTGTTTCCGCCCACAAGGTCGGCGGGCCTTTGGGCATGGGGGCCCTCACCCTCGCCCGCACGGCCGTAGTCGAGCCCCTGCTTCATGGAGGCGGGCAGCAGCGAAATGTGCGCTCCGGCACGCAGGATGCACCCGCTGCTGTGGCGTTCGCCGCCGCCGTCGAGCATCCTCCCGCTCCTCTCACACACTTGCGTGATGCGCTGATCGCGGGCGTGCGCTCGGCCGTGCCCGACGCGGTGCTGCGAGGCGACCCCCGTGATCGTCTCGACAACAACGCCCACTTCACCTTTCCCGGCTGCGCAGGAGATTCGCTTCTGTTCATGCTCGATTCCGCAGGTATCTCAGCGAGCACGGGGTCGGCCTGCCAGGCCGGAATCCCCGAGGCATCCCACGTACTGCTGGGCATGGGCCTGAGCGAAGCCGAGGCTAGGGGAGCACTGCGGTTCACGCTCGGACACGATTCGACCGCCGCCGACATTGAGGCTCTTCTCTCGGTGTTGCCCGATGCCGTGGCGAGGGCCAGACGCGCCGGTTATAGCAACAGAGCGGTGTGA
- the glgX gene encoding glycogen debranching protein GlgX has protein sequence MISTDPLRDLGVRVTGAGGHLRVWSEHATSMELCIFDNRGDRVTATAEMSRDEHGVWSVTHPDLVGDTRYSVRVSGESPRFDASRHLLDPYARGFDRVSAGRWRSCVDDGGFDWNGSTKPATPLDHTVIYEAHAKGISRLNPAVPEEFRGTYAGLAHESAIEQLLDLGVTAIELLPVHQSVSEERLRRLGFINYWGYNTLGFFAPHRDYATAAARAAGPAAVLREFKGMVKLLHEAGLEVILDVVYNHTSEQGPEGPTTSLRGIDDAAYYRQNAEGEYIDVTGCGNSLNTAHPASQRLVLDSLRYWANDVQIDGFRFDLAATLGRNERHEFDPEHPLLTAIVNDPELQGVKMIAEPWDIGAGGWQTGNFPPGWIEWNDGYRDRMRDFWLTDIAAERRDGVALQGIGSMARRFAGSAHVFADERGPLSSVNFITAHDGFTLADLTTYDHKHNESNREDNRDGTDDNRSFNHGVEGPTDDFAITTARRKAMRNLLGTLLLSAGVPMLTAGDEFGRSQQGNNNAYCHDDELSWLPWEHDDWQRDLFEISKRLLRLRRENPALRPVRFGRSDETVPSASQMDWYNGAGETMSTEDWDSPAQRVLQYVAASTPEHEDFNRILLVVQGREEPETVTLPRHPGVSSYTLLWDSALDITGPDVHDPGTQVTMAPTSMQLFRAE, from the coding sequence ATGATCTCCACCGATCCTTTGCGCGACCTTGGCGTGCGGGTGACGGGTGCCGGCGGCCACCTTCGGGTCTGGTCTGAGCACGCGACATCCATGGAATTGTGCATCTTTGATAACCGGGGCGACCGCGTTACCGCCACCGCCGAGATGAGCCGCGACGAGCACGGCGTCTGGTCGGTGACGCACCCCGACCTCGTGGGCGACACCCGGTACTCGGTGCGAGTGAGCGGCGAAAGCCCACGGTTCGACGCGTCTCGCCATCTGCTCGATCCCTACGCGCGCGGCTTCGACCGTGTGAGTGCCGGGCGATGGCGTTCATGTGTCGACGACGGCGGCTTCGACTGGAACGGCTCAACAAAACCAGCAACGCCCCTCGACCACACGGTCATCTATGAAGCGCACGCGAAAGGAATTTCGCGGCTCAACCCTGCGGTTCCCGAAGAATTCCGCGGCACCTATGCCGGGCTCGCGCACGAATCGGCCATCGAGCAGCTGCTCGATCTTGGTGTGACGGCGATCGAGCTTTTGCCCGTGCATCAGTCGGTGAGCGAAGAGCGGCTTCGACGGCTCGGCTTCATCAACTATTGGGGCTACAACACTCTCGGGTTCTTTGCCCCGCATCGCGACTATGCCACTGCAGCGGCCCGTGCGGCGGGGCCCGCCGCGGTGCTGCGCGAGTTCAAGGGAATGGTGAAGTTGCTGCACGAGGCGGGCCTTGAGGTCATCCTCGACGTCGTCTACAACCACACCTCCGAGCAGGGGCCGGAGGGTCCGACGACGAGCCTGCGGGGTATCGATGATGCTGCCTACTATCGCCAGAACGCCGAGGGCGAATACATCGACGTCACTGGCTGCGGCAACTCCCTCAACACGGCCCACCCGGCATCGCAACGCCTCGTGCTCGATTCGTTGCGGTACTGGGCGAACGACGTTCAAATCGACGGTTTCCGCTTCGACCTAGCCGCAACCCTGGGGCGCAACGAACGCCACGAATTCGACCCCGAGCATCCGCTGCTCACGGCCATTGTTAACGACCCCGAGCTTCAGGGCGTGAAGATGATCGCAGAACCGTGGGACATCGGCGCCGGCGGGTGGCAGACCGGCAACTTCCCTCCGGGCTGGATCGAGTGGAACGACGGCTACCGCGACAGGATGCGCGACTTCTGGCTCACCGACATTGCCGCCGAGCGCCGGGACGGCGTTGCGCTGCAGGGAATCGGGAGCATGGCACGGCGCTTCGCCGGCTCGGCCCATGTCTTCGCCGACGAGAGGGGTCCCCTCTCGAGCGTGAACTTCATCACCGCTCACGACGGGTTCACGCTGGCGGACCTCACGACCTACGACCACAAGCACAATGAGTCGAACCGGGAGGATAACCGCGACGGCACGGACGACAATCGATCGTTCAACCACGGCGTAGAGGGCCCGACCGACGACTTCGCCATCACCACGGCGCGGCGCAAGGCGATGCGCAACCTGTTGGGCACGTTGCTACTCTCCGCCGGCGTTCCGATGCTCACCGCTGGCGACGAGTTCGGCCGCTCCCAGCAGGGCAACAACAACGCCTACTGCCACGACGACGAGCTGAGCTGGCTGCCCTGGGAGCACGACGACTGGCAACGGGATCTGTTCGAGATTTCGAAGCGTCTGCTGCGCCTTCGCCGGGAGAACCCAGCGCTGCGACCTGTGCGCTTCGGCCGCTCAGACGAGACCGTACCTTCTGCGAGCCAGATGGACTGGTACAACGGCGCTGGCGAGACGATGTCGACAGAAGACTGGGATTCACCCGCCCAGCGCGTGCTGCAGTATGTGGCGGCGTCGACGCCCGAACACGAGGACTTCAATCGCATTCTGCTCGTCGTGCAGGGGCGCGAGGAGCCTGAGACGGTGACCCTGCCCCGCCACCCGGGAGTATCGTCCTACACGCTGCTGTGGGATTCGGCGCTCGACATTACCGGTCCCGACGTTCACGACCCCGGCACCCAGGTCACGATGGCTCCTACCTCGATGCAGCTCTTCAGGGCCGAGTAA
- the ybaK gene encoding Cys-tRNA(Pro) deacylase: MASTGTPATVALSGAGIRFIPHVYAHDPAVTNFGLEAASALGLDPDRVFKTLLADVDGRLVVGIVPVTSKLDLKALAAAVGGKKAAMADAAVAERKTGYVVGGISPVGQKNRHTTVIDETAELFETVFVSGGRRGFDIELAPADLIAVTSARVADIAR, encoded by the coding sequence ATGGCCTCAACGGGAACCCCCGCCACCGTCGCTCTCAGCGGAGCGGGCATCCGATTCATACCGCACGTGTATGCGCACGACCCGGCCGTGACGAACTTTGGCCTTGAGGCCGCCTCCGCCCTCGGGCTTGATCCCGACCGGGTCTTCAAGACCCTGCTCGCGGATGTCGATGGTCGCCTTGTCGTGGGAATCGTGCCGGTGACGTCAAAGCTCGACCTCAAGGCGTTGGCGGCGGCGGTCGGTGGCAAGAAAGCGGCGATGGCGGATGCTGCGGTCGCCGAACGCAAGACAGGCTACGTGGTCGGCGGCATCAGCCCGGTTGGGCAGAAGAACCGTCACACAACTGTCATCGACGAGACGGCGGAGCTGTTCGAAACGGTGTTCGTGAGCGGAGGCCGACGCGGCTTTGACATTGAGCTAGCCCCGGCAGATCTCATCGCGGTGACGTCAGCGCGCGTGGCTGATATCGCTCGCTGA
- a CDS encoding signal peptidase I, whose amino-acid sequence MTEKRAAMATAEKPRGLVYYVGVALSAALLALVLLVGVMVIVVPAATGSTPMTVLTGSMEPTYPPGTLVVVRPIDAQEIRIGDAITYQIESGKDAVVTHRVMSVTKTTNGEVSFITKGDANGAPDALPVQPVQIKGKVWYAVPWIGYANNLLNGDLRGWLIPTIAVVLFLYAGYMLASGITSAVRKRRDAAQAEADAQSVDDAEGADESASDISHAR is encoded by the coding sequence ATGACCGAGAAACGCGCTGCGATGGCCACGGCCGAAAAGCCTCGTGGGTTGGTCTATTACGTCGGCGTCGCTCTGAGCGCAGCGCTTCTTGCCCTTGTTCTCCTCGTGGGCGTCATGGTCATTGTTGTTCCCGCTGCCACGGGGTCGACGCCCATGACCGTGCTTACGGGATCGATGGAGCCCACGTATCCTCCCGGAACCCTGGTCGTCGTAAGGCCGATTGATGCGCAGGAGATTCGCATCGGCGATGCGATCACGTATCAGATCGAGTCGGGCAAAGACGCGGTCGTCACCCATCGCGTGATGTCGGTCACTAAGACGACCAACGGCGAGGTGAGCTTCATAACAAAGGGCGACGCGAACGGTGCACCGGATGCCCTTCCCGTGCAGCCCGTGCAGATCAAGGGCAAGGTTTGGTATGCCGTGCCGTGGATCGGATACGCCAACAACCTGCTCAATGGTGACCTTCGAGGGTGGCTGATTCCCACGATTGCCGTCGTGCTGTTCCTCTATGCGGGATACATGCTCGCAAGCGGGATAACGTCCGCCGTGCGTAAGCGTCGAGATGCTGCTCAGGCCGAGGCGGACGCTCAATCGGTCGACGACGCTGAAGGGGCCGACGAATCAGCGAGCGATATCAGCCACGCGCGCTGA
- a CDS encoding RICIN domain-containing protein, with amino-acid sequence MRIPAFLRRSAARRNPLRGTLIHSGGILALVVLLVASGAGVTYALWNASATATSTVKGAQLAVTAAFGGTFANFSFQNHSATANGTVTVTNTTATTRTTAMPVSTQLSAAFTGVDATWASKFTVWVWPQSAAACTATALPASGVQGTWATIPAITTTLAPAASVVYCVRSVAAERSQLGVASGTFTITPQATATLSFSGSSAWTAAAAPTTTQTTQSIYPVGAVSTTNWYRISDVSGANCVDVESATDTNGRPVIGFACKPNSEAGKTNQRWKLTADGTYYRISTQLSSGRSVVVTAGSDASGAAVSINSTAADEGRWQLQQVTASVYQLVNKKSGMCLTRGAVTGSGTSAITALSQTACSASAAQRFTFTADGSTIVTGPAFVPAPTTVPNPNARYEIKPVGSANCVMPLDGSNLMTTLCAAWGQWRFAASTGSSYYVSSASDGPATDLSWRARGANNSYDVDMQPRGNDPAFRWNLQPQTDGTYRLQSVSTSRCLNSGSLDTANCSASAAQRFTLTMVGNPNPPIADLTCTPGNWTVTYSWPALTGYRSEVEYRAYIGTTVIGSTLNGWQSFQVSNSNAASLAPGSYTVTIMQNIKGVNSWTTVGTSVLTKVATDGSTSPYECGAL; translated from the coding sequence ATGAGAATCCCCGCGTTCCTTCGCCGCTCGGCTGCCCGCCGCAATCCCCTGCGCGGCACCCTCATTCACAGCGGCGGCATCCTGGCCCTTGTTGTGTTGCTCGTCGCATCCGGGGCTGGCGTCACGTACGCCCTGTGGAACGCCAGCGCTACCGCTACCAGCACGGTCAAGGGCGCTCAGCTTGCGGTCACGGCAGCATTCGGTGGCACCTTCGCAAACTTTAGTTTTCAGAATCACTCTGCGACGGCGAATGGCACCGTCACGGTGACGAACACGACCGCCACGACGCGGACGACCGCAATGCCGGTGAGTACCCAGCTCAGCGCCGCATTCACGGGAGTCGATGCCACGTGGGCGTCGAAGTTCACTGTCTGGGTGTGGCCGCAGTCTGCTGCAGCGTGCACCGCGACGGCCTTACCCGCAAGCGGGGTTCAGGGAACCTGGGCCACCATCCCCGCCATCACGACCACGCTCGCTCCTGCGGCATCCGTTGTCTACTGCGTGCGCTCGGTCGCCGCAGAACGCAGCCAGCTTGGCGTGGCGAGTGGCACATTCACCATCACGCCGCAGGCAACCGCAACACTGTCTTTTAGCGGGTCGAGTGCCTGGACAGCTGCGGCGGCGCCTACTACAACGCAGACGACGCAGAGCATCTATCCGGTTGGCGCCGTCAGCACCACCAACTGGTATCGCATCAGCGATGTTTCCGGCGCGAACTGTGTCGACGTTGAGTCTGCAACGGATACCAACGGCCGGCCCGTTATCGGTTTCGCATGCAAGCCCAACAGCGAAGCGGGCAAGACCAACCAACGCTGGAAGCTCACCGCCGACGGCACGTACTACCGCATCTCCACTCAGCTTTCGAGTGGTCGCAGCGTCGTTGTGACGGCCGGCTCCGATGCGAGCGGCGCAGCGGTGTCGATCAATTCCACGGCCGCCGACGAAGGACGCTGGCAGCTTCAGCAGGTTACCGCCAGCGTTTACCAGCTCGTCAATAAAAAAAGCGGTATGTGCCTCACTCGAGGTGCCGTAACCGGCAGCGGCACTAGCGCGATCACCGCGCTGAGCCAGACGGCATGCTCTGCCTCTGCAGCTCAGAGGTTCACTTTCACGGCCGATGGTTCCACCATCGTGACAGGGCCCGCGTTTGTTCCGGCCCCGACGACCGTTCCCAACCCGAATGCGCGCTACGAGATCAAGCCTGTCGGCAGTGCCAACTGCGTGATGCCGTTGGATGGGAGCAATCTCATGACAACCTTGTGCGCTGCGTGGGGCCAGTGGCGGTTTGCAGCCAGTACCGGATCTTCGTACTACGTCAGCTCGGCGAGTGACGGGCCAGCCACGGACCTCAGCTGGCGGGCCCGCGGCGCCAACAACAGCTATGACGTCGACATGCAACCCCGCGGGAACGACCCGGCGTTTCGGTGGAATCTCCAGCCGCAGACAGACGGCACCTATCGGTTGCAGAGCGTAAGTACTAGCCGCTGTCTGAACTCAGGTTCCTTGGACACGGCGAATTGCTCCGCATCAGCAGCGCAGCGGTTTACACTGACGATGGTCGGGAACCCCAATCCTCCGATTGCCGATTTGACGTGCACGCCCGGAAACTGGACCGTCACATACTCGTGGCCAGCGCTCACGGGGTACCGGTCTGAAGTTGAGTACAGGGCATACATCGGCACGACAGTGATCGGGTCGACTCTCAACGGATGGCAGTCGTTCCAGGTCAGCAACAGCAACGCGGCGTCGCTCGCGCCGGGCAGCTACACCGTCACGATCATGCAGAACATCAAGGGCGTGAATTCGTGGACAACGGTCGGAACGAGCGTGCTCACGAAGGTCGCGACGGATGGCTCGACCAGCCCCTATGAGTGTGGTGCCTTGTGA